One Halobaculum roseum DNA segment encodes these proteins:
- a CDS encoding GNAT family N-acetyltransferase encodes MHVRDADRDDAETIASVARASWHAAYGGFLSEGEIDATVDEWYAPETLRRHIAAAGAFLVAEADSDDGADGEGGADGYDAGRLLGFAHVRYAPEVGNVVIRRIYVHPDAWGGGVGTALLGAVARRFADDHEQLSTVVFAENEVGLSFYKRHGFEMIGQQTTAFGGEEHDERIVVADLDDLAELAPGAEASTAERTDGTNEPD; translated from the coding sequence ATGCACGTCCGCGATGCCGATCGCGACGACGCCGAGACGATCGCGTCGGTCGCGCGGGCGTCCTGGCACGCCGCCTACGGCGGGTTCCTGTCCGAGGGCGAGATCGACGCCACGGTCGACGAGTGGTACGCTCCGGAGACGCTCCGTCGACACATCGCCGCCGCCGGGGCGTTCCTCGTCGCGGAGGCGGACTCGGACGACGGAGCTGACGGCGAGGGCGGAGCGGACGGATACGACGCCGGGAGGCTTCTGGGGTTCGCACACGTCCGGTACGCCCCCGAGGTCGGGAACGTCGTCATCCGGCGCATCTACGTCCACCCGGACGCGTGGGGCGGAGGGGTCGGCACCGCCCTCCTGGGCGCGGTCGCGCGGCGGTTCGCCGACGACCACGAGCAGCTCTCGACTGTCGTGTTCGCCGAGAACGAGGTCGGCCTGTCGTTTTACAAGCGGCACGGGTTCGAGATGATCGGACAGCAGACGACCGCGTTCGGCGGCGAGGAACACGACGAGCGGATCGTCGTGGCCGACCTCGACGACCTCGCGGAGCTCGCCCCGGGGGCGGAGGCGAGCACCGCGGAGCGAACGGACGGGACGAACGAGCCGGACTGA
- a CDS encoding methyltransferase domain-containing protein translates to MSSYLLVHADSDREYLRGPGEELQTDLGVLEVPEDVAHGDVLETHLDEAFHVRRLRGPDLFNHFERTGAPMMPRDIGLVVGHTGAQSGDRVLDAGTGTGVLSGYLGRIGAEVTTYEIDPEFAENARANMQLGGVSDRVEVRTGDLTDELDELAAGEPFDLITLDTADAAAVVERAPELLVPGGYVAVYTPFVEDARDTELAAREAGLGDVETLETIQRELTVDERGTRPSTAGVGHTGYLLFARLTAR, encoded by the coding sequence GTGAGCTCGTACCTCCTGGTTCACGCCGACTCGGACCGCGAGTACCTCCGCGGCCCCGGCGAGGAACTCCAGACCGACCTCGGCGTGCTGGAGGTCCCGGAGGACGTGGCCCACGGCGACGTACTGGAGACGCATCTCGACGAGGCGTTCCACGTCCGTCGCCTCCGCGGACCGGACCTGTTCAACCACTTCGAGCGCACCGGCGCGCCGATGATGCCCCGCGACATCGGGCTCGTCGTCGGCCACACCGGCGCGCAGTCGGGGGACCGCGTGCTCGACGCCGGCACCGGAACCGGGGTGCTGTCGGGCTACCTCGGGCGGATCGGCGCCGAGGTGACCACCTACGAGATCGACCCGGAGTTCGCGGAGAACGCCCGCGCCAATATGCAGCTGGGCGGCGTGAGCGACCGCGTCGAGGTTCGGACCGGCGATCTCACCGACGAACTCGACGAGCTCGCCGCCGGCGAACCGTTCGATCTGATAACGCTCGACACCGCCGACGCCGCCGCGGTCGTCGAGCGGGCACCGGAACTGCTCGTCCCCGGCGGCTACGTCGCCGTCTACACGCCGTTCGTCGAGGACGCGCGCGACACCGAGCTCGCCGCGCGCGAGGCCGGCCTCGGCGACGTGGAGACGCTGGAGACGATCCAGCGCGAACTCACCGTCGACGAGCGCGGCACCCGCCCGAGCACAGCGGGCGTCGGTCACACCGGCTATCTGCTGTTCGCTCGCCTGACCGCGCGATAA
- a CDS encoding DUF5803 family protein, with translation MPRRRRLLALAALVGMLTLSGCLGVLGGGSVSEERLDRSPAGGEYDWNASVESDLDAHITIHDNATFSAVYAVNGSEIELYRRDGLGGTNPLDVRAVRYRYPNGTVITGSELAERGAVEQTRDVVRIEFPGEGDVEGDRIAFTAGSTPKRFALPTYVEGSYEVVLPPNRRTSLPVFGDVNPGGATTSIDDENRLHVRWDDVQTESVIVQFYLPQDIRIFGAVFALLAVVGGGGLLYYRRQIDALRERREEMGLDVDTGDDDLGDDGPPPGMR, from the coding sequence ATGCCCCGCCGGCGACGACTCCTCGCGCTCGCGGCGCTGGTCGGCATGCTCACGCTGTCGGGCTGTCTCGGCGTCCTCGGCGGCGGCTCCGTCTCCGAGGAGCGCCTCGATCGGTCGCCCGCGGGCGGCGAGTACGACTGGAACGCGAGCGTCGAGTCCGACCTGGACGCCCACATCACGATCCACGACAACGCGACGTTCTCGGCGGTGTACGCCGTGAACGGGAGCGAGATCGAGCTGTACCGCCGCGACGGCCTCGGCGGCACGAACCCGCTGGACGTGCGGGCGGTGCGCTACCGCTACCCTAACGGGACCGTGATCACCGGGTCGGAGCTGGCCGAGCGCGGCGCCGTCGAGCAGACGCGCGACGTGGTCCGCATCGAGTTCCCCGGCGAGGGCGATGTCGAGGGCGACCGGATCGCCTTCACCGCCGGCTCGACGCCCAAGCGGTTCGCGCTCCCGACGTACGTGGAGGGTTCCTACGAGGTCGTCCTCCCGCCGAACCGCCGCACGTCGCTGCCGGTGTTCGGCGACGTGAACCCGGGCGGGGCGACCACCTCGATCGACGACGAGAACCGGCTCCACGTCCGCTGGGACGACGTGCAAACGGAGTCAGTGATCGTCCAGTTCTATCTCCCGCAGGACATCCGGATCTTCGGGGCGGTGTTCGCCCTCCTCGCGGTCGTCGGCGGGGGCGGCCTGCTGTACTACCGCCGGCAGATCGACGCCCTTCGCGAACGCCGTGAGGAGATGGGGCTCGACGTCGACACCGGCGACGACGACCTCGGCGACGACGGCCCGCCGCCGGGGATGCGCTGA
- a CDS encoding 2-keto-4-pentenoate hydratase, which translates to MKDATAEELAAALADAHATASSVTPGTLPSVDSTADAYRVQERLVDRLRDRRGEPVGYKIGFTNERVRRDLAVDEPGYGRVLDGTVRSSPATVGAGEFVDPRIEPEIAFRLGADLPADASRDSARDAVAAVVPAIEVVDSRTGWEFDAPLAVADNCLDAGLVLGEGTDPAGLALSEEAVTLRVDDDPVDSGVGADALGHPLAALAWLADAVDGLPAGTLVTTGSLTEPIPVAAGETAIATFASLGSVELRVR; encoded by the coding sequence ATGAAGGACGCGACGGCCGAGGAGCTGGCGGCGGCGCTCGCGGACGCGCACGCGACCGCCTCGTCCGTCACCCCTGGCACGCTCCCGAGCGTCGACTCGACGGCCGACGCCTACCGGGTTCAGGAGCGGCTCGTCGACCGGCTGCGGGACAGGCGAGGGGAGCCGGTCGGCTACAAGATCGGCTTCACGAACGAGCGCGTCCGGCGGGACCTGGCGGTCGACGAACCCGGGTACGGCCGGGTGCTCGACGGGACCGTCCGGTCCTCGCCGGCGACCGTCGGCGCCGGGGAGTTCGTCGATCCGCGGATCGAGCCGGAGATCGCGTTCCGGCTCGGTGCCGACCTCCCGGCCGACGCCTCGCGCGACAGCGCTCGCGACGCGGTGGCTGCGGTCGTCCCCGCGATCGAGGTGGTCGACAGCCGGACCGGGTGGGAGTTCGACGCGCCGCTGGCGGTGGCGGACAACTGCCTCGACGCGGGACTCGTTCTCGGCGAGGGAACCGATCCCGCCGGCCTCGCGCTCAGCGAGGAAGCCGTGACGCTCCGCGTCGACGACGACCCGGTCGACTCGGGCGTCGGCGCCGACGCGCTCGGGCACCCGCTTGCGGCGCTCGCGTGGCTCGCGGACGCGGTCGACGGCCTCCCGGCCGGCACGCTCGTCACGACCGGATCGCTGACGGAGCCGATCCCCGTCGCCGCCGGGGAGACCGCGATCGCGACGTTCGCGTCGCTCGGGAGCGTCGAGCTCCGGGTTCGGTAA
- a CDS encoding CopD family protein codes for MQVAPMQAALTAAYVFHTLFAGLWVGAVVLTAWKVIPLARDGDASPELLDSVVSGVSTITRVGALVFVATGGHMAATVYGAEGLFAPPRGHVVLTMLTLWLVMTGLVEVGGSKVRSALEQRKVRTAARDAGTFYNAAAVVGFVLLVLGGYLAA; via the coding sequence GTGCAAGTCGCTCCGATGCAAGCCGCGCTCACCGCGGCGTACGTGTTCCACACCCTGTTCGCCGGCCTCTGGGTCGGCGCGGTCGTCCTCACCGCCTGGAAGGTCATCCCGCTCGCGAGGGACGGCGACGCGAGCCCGGAGCTACTCGATAGCGTCGTCTCCGGCGTCTCCACGATCACCCGCGTCGGCGCGCTCGTGTTCGTCGCGACCGGCGGGCACATGGCCGCGACGGTGTACGGCGCCGAGGGGCTGTTCGCGCCGCCGCGCGGCCACGTCGTGCTCACGATGCTGACGCTGTGGCTCGTCATGACCGGGCTCGTCGAGGTCGGAGGAAGCAAGGTCCGCTCTGCGCTCGAACAGCGCAAGGTCCGGACCGCCGCCCGCGACGCCGGCACCTTCTACAACGCCGCGGCCGTCGTCGGGTTCGTCCTGCTCGTGCTCGGTGGCTACCTGGCGGCCTGA
- a CDS encoding class I SAM-dependent methyltransferase, with translation MGFHTFDVDRADKLEDPDRFRYCSAEELLAALAVPADATIADLGSGTGFYTDVVAAHVGTCYAVDVQSEMHDLYAEKGIPENVETVTAGVDDLPLSENALDAAFSTMTYHEYASDESLAELARVVRPGGRVVTVDWTAEGPGDAGPPRDERFGVGDAASAFEDAGFTVERAETRTDTFVLVARR, from the coding sequence ATGGGGTTCCACACGTTCGACGTCGACCGCGCGGACAAACTGGAGGACCCGGATCGGTTCCGATACTGTTCGGCGGAGGAGCTCCTCGCCGCGCTGGCGGTTCCCGCGGACGCGACGATCGCCGATCTCGGTTCCGGCACCGGATTCTACACCGACGTGGTCGCGGCGCACGTCGGCACCTGCTACGCCGTCGACGTGCAGTCGGAGATGCACGACCTGTACGCCGAGAAGGGGATCCCGGAGAACGTCGAGACCGTCACCGCGGGCGTCGACGACCTCCCGCTCTCCGAGAACGCGCTCGATGCCGCGTTCTCGACGATGACGTATCACGAGTACGCGAGCGACGAGTCGCTGGCGGAGCTCGCGCGCGTCGTCCGCCCCGGCGGCCGCGTGGTCACGGTGGACTGGACCGCCGAGGGCCCGGGCGACGCCGGGCCGCCCCGCGACGAGCGCTTCGGCGTCGGCGACGCCGCGAGCGCCTTCGAGGACGCCGGCTTCACCGTCGAGCGCGCGGAGACGCGCACCGACACGTTCGTCCTCGTCGCGCGTCGCTGA
- a CDS encoding creatininase family protein — MYLSHQTWPELGDYVAEESVAVVPLGSTEQHGPHLPLATDYLIAEALAREATDRTGFLCTPPVRIAVSEHHRQFHGTMWVEPGVFRDYVESFSRNLAYHGVDRIVYVNAHGGNTQHLREVGRRLRRDETAYAVEWMWNESIPDLVSEVFEHNGPHGGPKETAMIMHIAEELVRTDRLESARDGGIVDLADANLRTNGARTFYDSADNSGNGVFGDQTDATPEKGEELFEAATDQLVHLLEWIDDQPFADLTPKSHVDPQPGSRR, encoded by the coding sequence GTGTACCTCTCCCATCAAACCTGGCCGGAGTTGGGCGACTACGTCGCCGAGGAGTCGGTCGCGGTCGTCCCGCTGGGCTCCACCGAGCAGCACGGTCCGCACCTGCCGCTGGCGACGGACTACCTCATCGCCGAGGCGCTCGCGCGCGAGGCGACCGATCGCACCGGGTTCCTCTGTACGCCGCCGGTGCGGATCGCCGTCTCCGAGCACCACCGCCAGTTCCACGGAACGATGTGGGTCGAGCCGGGCGTGTTCCGCGACTACGTCGAGAGCTTCTCGCGCAACCTCGCGTACCACGGTGTCGACCGTATCGTCTACGTGAACGCCCACGGCGGCAACACCCAGCACCTCCGGGAGGTCGGCCGCCGGCTCCGCCGCGACGAGACGGCCTACGCGGTCGAGTGGATGTGGAACGAGTCGATCCCGGATCTCGTCTCGGAAGTGTTCGAACACAACGGCCCCCACGGCGGCCCGAAGGAGACGGCGATGATCATGCACATCGCCGAGGAGTTGGTCCGGACGGATCGACTTGAGTCGGCCCGCGACGGCGGCATCGTCGACCTCGCCGACGCGAACCTCCGGACCAACGGCGCGCGGACCTTCTACGACTCCGCCGACAACTCCGGGAACGGCGTCTTCGGCGACCAGACCGACGCGACGCCCGAGAAGGGGGAGGAGCTGTTCGAGGCCGCGACCGACCAGCTCGTCCACCTGCTGGAGTGGATCGACGACCAGCCGTTCGCGGACCTCACGCCGAAATCGCACGTGGATCCACAGCCCGGCAGCCGCCGATGA
- a CDS encoding DUF2110 family protein, giving the protein MVVLATKCYVSGDARDRALDGMTSLVANDLGDLDVEFDVGVRHDDFVSVTVSGDDETVARNVLREEWGEITDHFTDGETYVGTLDGWDDDGFVLDAGTEIRIPAEGLGLGAGTPEQVRDRLGIVQHLALRFVYDEDGDHELADEERDRLYDWTRGQGRVNVNSATRAEVRATVNRAGHANDIVTVERLGLLEQSIVCREETDAPGLLAAIGGYLPSELKAVIPQ; this is encoded by the coding sequence ATGGTCGTCCTCGCGACCAAGTGCTACGTCTCGGGCGACGCCCGCGACCGCGCGCTCGACGGGATGACCTCGCTCGTCGCCAACGATCTCGGCGACCTCGACGTCGAGTTCGACGTGGGCGTGCGCCACGACGACTTCGTCTCGGTGACCGTCTCGGGCGACGACGAGACGGTCGCCCGCAACGTCCTCCGGGAGGAGTGGGGCGAGATCACCGACCACTTCACCGACGGCGAGACGTACGTCGGCACGCTCGACGGCTGGGACGACGACGGGTTCGTCCTCGACGCGGGCACGGAGATCCGGATCCCGGCCGAGGGGCTCGGGCTCGGCGCCGGGACGCCCGAACAGGTCCGCGACCGCCTCGGCATCGTCCAGCACCTCGCCCTCCGGTTCGTCTACGACGAGGACGGCGACCACGAGCTCGCCGACGAGGAGCGCGACCGCCTGTACGACTGGACGCGCGGGCAGGGCCGCGTGAACGTCAACTCCGCGACGCGGGCGGAGGTGCGCGCGACCGTCAACCGGGCGGGCCACGCCAACGACATCGTCACGGTCGAGCGGCTCGGCCTGCTCGAACAGAGCATCGTCTGCCGGGAGGAAACGGACGCGCCCGGGCTGCTCGCGGCCATCGGCGGCTACCTCCCCTCGGAACTGAAGGCCGTCATCCCGCAGTAA
- a CDS encoding DNA methyltransferase — MDTHLTLEFGHRDPLPGGHDDEVRTPDVLVERFLREYTNPGDRVLDPFAGFGTTLTVAERLGRVPVGVEYEADRVAAIRDRLGDDHGGEVRHGSTLDLDGSWFPPCDCCFTSPPFDTHTIDLNPFENYEGESTYADYLDDIEAAFRGVASAMVPGGTVVIDIVNVREGEHVTPLAFDVADRVCDVLRFDGEVVIEWEGEGYEGTTGRYGYGFDHSYCLVFEKRAAE; from the coding sequence ATGGACACCCACCTCACGCTGGAGTTCGGCCACCGCGATCCGCTCCCCGGCGGCCACGACGACGAGGTTCGGACGCCCGACGTGCTCGTCGAGCGGTTTCTGCGGGAGTACACAAACCCCGGCGACCGCGTGCTCGACCCGTTCGCGGGGTTCGGGACGACGCTGACCGTGGCCGAACGCCTGGGTCGGGTTCCGGTCGGCGTCGAGTACGAGGCCGACCGCGTCGCCGCGATCCGCGACCGCCTCGGCGACGACCACGGCGGCGAGGTGCGCCACGGGAGCACGCTCGATCTCGACGGGTCGTGGTTCCCTCCGTGCGACTGCTGTTTCACGTCGCCGCCGTTCGATACCCACACCATCGACCTGAATCCCTTCGAGAACTACGAGGGCGAGAGCACGTACGCCGACTACCTCGACGACATCGAAGCCGCGTTCCGCGGCGTCGCCTCCGCGATGGTCCCCGGCGGCACCGTCGTGATCGACATCGTGAACGTCCGCGAGGGCGAGCACGTCACCCCGCTGGCGTTCGACGTGGCCGACCGCGTGTGCGACGTGCTCCGGTTCGACGGCGAGGTCGTGATCGAGTGGGAGGGGGAGGGGTACGAGGGCACGACGGGGCGCTACGGCTACGGGTTCGATCACTCGTACTGTCTGGTGTTCGAGAAGCGGGCGGCGGAGTGA
- a CDS encoding nascent polypeptide-associated complex protein: MFGGGGMNPRKMQQMMKQMGIDVTEIDAEEVVIRTGEEELVFDGAQVTRMDAQGQETYQIVGEPTTRELGAGDDAAADDGGSDDAGAADAGGVPDEDVQLVATRAGVSEADAREALEDVDGDLAAAISKLE; the protein is encoded by the coding sequence ATGTTCGGAGGCGGCGGGATGAACCCGCGCAAGATGCAGCAGATGATGAAGCAGATGGGCATCGACGTGACCGAGATCGACGCCGAGGAGGTCGTCATCCGCACGGGCGAGGAGGAGCTTGTGTTCGACGGCGCCCAGGTCACGCGCATGGACGCCCAGGGCCAGGAGACCTACCAGATCGTCGGCGAGCCGACGACGCGCGAGCTCGGCGCCGGCGACGACGCCGCGGCCGACGACGGCGGTTCGGATGACGCCGGCGCGGCCGACGCCGGCGGCGTCCCCGACGAGGACGTGCAGCTCGTCGCGACCCGCGCGGGCGTGAGCGAGGCGGACGCCCGCGAGGCGCTCGAGGACGTCGACGGCGACCTCGCCGCGGCGATCTCCAAGCTGGAGTGA
- a CDS encoding HAD-IIB family hydrolase: MTSDAPASLEIPGDADLPPLALDIDGTLTTPEHTIDPRVFRVLPEWPAPVVLATGKSFPYPIALCHFAGVPERVIAENGGVVCVDERVHVEGDAERVAAAVDAFRERGGELGWGDADTVNRWRETEVAARVSADEALLREVAEEFDLTFLDTGYAYHLTDPDVSKGRGLREAASILDRDPAAFVAVGDSMNDASTFAVAGESYALANADEVAKDAADSVLDDGFMDGTMAVLAEVVERASG, translated from the coding sequence ATGACGAGTGACGCCCCCGCGAGCCTCGAGATCCCCGGGGACGCGGACCTCCCGCCGCTGGCGCTCGACATCGACGGGACGCTGACGACGCCCGAGCACACGATAGACCCCCGCGTGTTCCGGGTGCTGCCCGAGTGGCCCGCGCCGGTCGTGCTCGCGACGGGGAAGTCGTTCCCGTACCCGATCGCGTTGTGCCACTTCGCGGGGGTCCCCGAGCGGGTGATCGCCGAGAACGGCGGCGTCGTCTGCGTCGACGAACGGGTACACGTAGAGGGCGACGCCGAGCGCGTCGCCGCGGCGGTCGACGCCTTCCGCGAGCGCGGCGGGGAGTTGGGCTGGGGCGACGCCGACACCGTGAACCGCTGGCGCGAGACGGAGGTCGCCGCCCGCGTCTCCGCCGACGAGGCGCTGCTCCGGGAGGTCGCCGAGGAGTTCGACCTGACGTTTCTGGACACGGGGTACGCCTACCACCTCACCGACCCCGACGTGAGCAAGGGACGGGGGCTCCGGGAGGCGGCGTCGATCCTCGATCGCGACCCGGCGGCGTTCGTCGCCGTCGGCGACTCGATGAACGACGCCTCGACGTTCGCGGTCGCCGGCGAGAGCTACGCGCTCGCGAACGCCGACGAGGTCGCGAAGGACGCCGCGGATTCGGTGCTCGACGACGGGTTCATGGACGGCACGATGGCGGTGCTCGCGGAGGTGGTCGAGCGCGCGAGCGGCTGA
- a CDS encoding HEWD family protein, translated as MAERIRRPRARVCERCGREERFDDATGSWVVDDDAVGAVYCIHEWDINGSFVPFEDGASEA; from the coding sequence ATGGCAGAACGTATCCGTCGCCCCCGGGCGCGCGTCTGCGAGCGGTGCGGCCGCGAGGAGCGCTTCGACGACGCGACCGGGAGCTGGGTCGTCGACGACGACGCGGTCGGCGCGGTGTACTGCATTCACGAGTGGGACATCAACGGCTCGTTCGTCCCGTTCGAGGACGGCGCGAGCGAGGCGTAG
- a CDS encoding O-methyltransferase, translated as MVLTDEVSRFVRATGPEHTDVQAEMAAFADEHDFPNIGPESGAVLRLLARLTDAETVFEFGSGFGYSASWFLRGGAERVILTEFDADELDQGRKFMADAGLADRCVFEGGDAMETIERYDGPFDVVLVDHQKERYADAFRAVRDKLAPGGVVAADNIMRGPIDFDALLAAVEGDDGSHSDADADADAGAAALDAANEQTRGIAAYLDAVRADDAFETTVLPVGSGLAVSTKVD; from the coding sequence ATGGTACTCACAGACGAGGTCTCCCGGTTCGTCCGCGCGACCGGCCCCGAGCACACCGACGTACAGGCGGAGATGGCCGCGTTCGCCGACGAGCACGACTTCCCGAACATCGGCCCGGAGTCGGGCGCCGTCCTCCGCCTGCTCGCGCGGCTCACCGACGCCGAGACCGTCTTCGAGTTCGGCTCCGGGTTCGGCTACTCCGCCTCGTGGTTCCTCCGCGGCGGCGCAGAGCGCGTGATCCTCACGGAGTTCGACGCCGACGAACTCGACCAGGGCCGGAAGTTTATGGCCGACGCGGGGCTCGCGGACCGCTGCGTCTTCGAGGGGGGCGACGCGATGGAGACGATCGAACGCTACGACGGTCCCTTCGACGTGGTCCTCGTCGACCACCAGAAGGAGCGCTACGCGGACGCCTTCCGCGCCGTTCGCGACAAGCTCGCCCCAGGCGGCGTGGTCGCTGCGGATAACATCATGCGCGGCCCGATCGACTTCGACGCGTTGCTGGCGGCCGTGGAGGGTGACGACGGAAGCCACAGCGACGCCGACGCCGACGCCGACGCCGGCGCGGCCGCGCTCGACGCCGCGAACGAGCAGACCCGCGGCATCGCCGCCTACCTCGACGCCGTCCGCGCCGACGACGCCTTCGAGACGACGGTCCTCCCGGTCGGTTCCGGACTCGCCGTGAGCACGAAAGTCGATTAG
- a CDS encoding transcription factor codes for MAFEDLLEDPVIQKYLHELVGPTGMPVAAAPPDGEVTDEELAEEMGLELNDVRRALFILYENDLASYRRVRDEDSGWLTYLWTFHYENIPENLEEEMHRLLEGLEERRSYESDHQFYLCEVDSIRFEFEEAMEFGFECPECGSPLESMENSRLVEAMEWRIDQLADELNVDREEAGAQA; via the coding sequence ATGGCTTTTGAGGACCTCCTGGAAGACCCTGTTATCCAGAAGTACCTCCACGAGCTCGTCGGCCCGACGGGGATGCCCGTCGCGGCGGCCCCGCCGGACGGCGAGGTCACCGACGAGGAGCTCGCCGAGGAGATGGGACTGGAGTTGAACGACGTTCGACGCGCGCTGTTCATCCTCTACGAGAACGACCTGGCGTCGTATCGCCGCGTTCGCGACGAGGACTCGGGGTGGCTCACCTACCTGTGGACGTTCCACTACGAGAACATCCCTGAGAACCTCGAGGAGGAGATGCACCGCCTGCTCGAGGGGCTCGAGGAGCGCCGGTCCTACGAGTCGGACCACCAGTTCTACCTCTGTGAGGTCGACTCGATCCGCTTCGAGTTCGAGGAGGCGATGGAGTTCGGCTTCGAGTGCCCCGAGTGCGGGTCGCCGCTGGAGTCGATGGAGAACAGCCGCCTCGTCGAGGCGATGGAGTGGCGCATCGACCAGCTCGCCGACGAGCTCAACGTCGACCGCGAGGAAGCCGGGGCGCAAGCGTAG
- a CDS encoding transcriptional regulator TbsP domain-containing protein: protein MTTGPPSVLAERALAPASDALVVDSSPAFVRGVVDVVADDGRPDVDASTPTSPEPRVRLLCTEEAADAAFADFLTATAAVDARSADRLAVRTVRTLDASLTIADGTVRAHVSVGGEATVCDGDDETLCAVAEDAYDERWHDAEPYAFDVPGRTTLVESFADRWPDGAETLADLLRAADTLPRTAAFDPVTACTLVGARHELLTMRIGEWAEEIGLSSRTEIARSKARLVDSGLVETEREPVGVGRPRHRLVLAGDGNPEPTGAELLARGRSALRE from the coding sequence ATGACGACTGGTCCTCCGTCGGTGCTCGCCGAACGGGCGCTGGCTCCGGCTTCCGACGCCCTCGTCGTCGACTCCTCCCCGGCGTTCGTTCGGGGGGTCGTCGACGTGGTCGCCGACGACGGTCGCCCCGATGTCGACGCGTCGACCCCCACGAGCCCGGAACCGCGGGTTCGGCTGCTGTGCACCGAGGAGGCGGCGGACGCGGCGTTCGCCGACTTCCTGACAGCAACCGCCGCCGTCGACGCGCGATCGGCCGACCGATTGGCCGTCCGAACGGTCCGAACGCTCGACGCGAGCCTGACGATCGCCGACGGGACCGTCCGCGCGCACGTGTCGGTCGGCGGGGAGGCAACGGTGTGCGACGGCGACGACGAGACGCTGTGTGCGGTTGCCGAGGACGCCTACGACGAGCGGTGGCACGACGCCGAACCGTACGCGTTCGACGTTCCGGGCCGAACGACCCTCGTGGAGTCGTTCGCGGACCGGTGGCCCGACGGCGCGGAGACGCTCGCGGACCTGTTGCGCGCGGCCGATACCCTCCCACGAACCGCCGCGTTCGACCCCGTAACGGCGTGTACGCTCGTCGGCGCGCGCCACGAGCTGTTGACGATGCGCATCGGGGAGTGGGCCGAGGAGATCGGCCTTTCCAGCCGAACGGAGATCGCCAGATCGAAGGCGCGCCTCGTCGATTCGGGGCTCGTCGAGACCGAGCGCGAACCGGTCGGCGTCGGCCGTCCTCGACACCGGCTCGTGCTGGCTGGCGACGGCAACCCCGAGCCGACGGGCGCGGAGTTGCTCGCACGCGGACGGTCGGCCCTGCGCGAGTGA